Genomic DNA from Candidatus Binatia bacterium:
TAACGTCTGGCCTGTCAGTAGACCGCAGGGCACATTCTGCCGGGCCTTTGAATTGCCCAAAGTTGGCACGCTGCGGGACGCTTCTAACGAACCGGCTCGGCACCGACGGCGCTGTTGAGCAGCGTGGGCGGGCCGAACTGAACCAACCGTCCGCCGTTGAGAACGGCTACATGGGCAGCAAGTTGGCGCGCAAGCTGCGGTTGGTGGGTGACCATTAGCGTCGCACCTCCACGCTGCTGGAACTCCATTAAGACTTGCACGAAGCGGTCCACATTGGCGGCGTCCAAAGCAGAAGTCGGTTCATCGAGGAGCAGAAGTTGCGGTTCCATGAGCAGAGTGCGCAACAATGCCACTCGTTGCTGCTCTCCGCCCGAGAGTTGTCGAGGGTAGAGCTCGGACAGGTGGGAGATACCAAGGCGTTCAAGACCCGCGCGGGCTCGATCCCGAGCTTCACGCGGCGCCAGCCGCCGCACTCGAACGGGTGCCTCGATAAGGTTTTGCAAAACTGTGAGGTGGGGGAACAGGTGCAAATCCTGGAAAACCATGCCAACTGTCCGGCGAAGTTGCAGCAGCAGCTTTGCATCCGCGCGCTCGCAGAGGCCCGGGCGAAGTCGAATTCCGGCAACTTCGATCTCACCGCTGGCGAGCGGTGTTAGGTAGTTGAAGGTGCGCAGGAGTGTAGTCTTGCCGCTTCCCGAGGGTCCTACGATGGCGACGAGCTCTCCTGCCATAATCTCGAGTGAAACTCCCTCAAGTATGCGCTTCCCGTCGAGCGCCACAGAAACATCACGTGCACGGGCGATGCTTTGCGAACTCATTGACCCTTTCCGAGCTTTTGCTCCAACCGCCGCGCGAGGCGGGAAAGAGGAA
This window encodes:
- a CDS encoding ATP-binding cassette domain-containing protein — encoded protein: MSSQSIARARDVSVALDGKRILEGVSLEIMAGELVAIVGPSGSGKTTLLRTFNYLTPLASGEIEVAGIRLRPGLCERADAKLLLQLRRTVGMVFQDLHLFPHLTVLQNLIEAPVRVRRLAPREARDRARAGLERLGISHLSELYPRQLSGGEQQRVALLRTLLMEPQLLLLDEPTSALDAANVDRFVQVLMEFQQRGGATLMVTHQPQLARQLAAHVAVLNGGRLVQFGPPTLLNSAVGAEPVR